One Verrucomicrobiia bacterium genomic window, CGCACGCAATTGAGCGCCGAAGACAAGAACTGGTTGCGCGATCTTAAGTACGTCCGCCATGTTGAGTCATTCACCATCGTCCACGCAACACTCGATCTACCCGAACGGTGGGCCTATGTCTTCGACAGGCTATCGGCCCAGGCCAGCTTTAATTACCAGCACACCCCCGTCTGCTTCAACGGTCACACGCACGTGCCGGTCGCATTCGTCCGCGGGCCGACCGGTCTTCAGGGTGGGCTTTACTCCAAGATCAAAATCGAGGTGGGTCGCAAATATTTCGTCAATGTCGGTTCCATCGGCCAACCGCGCGACCGTAATCCGAAATCGGCCTACGTTGTTTTTGACCTCATCGCGAATATCATCGAGTTGCGCCGGGTCGATTATGACATCGGGATGACGCAGAAAAAGATTCGCGCCGCTGGCCTACCGGAGTCGCTGGCGGAACGCATCGAACACGGGCGCTGAAAGAATTCTCACCTCATCGTGTGGCTCAGCGACGACTGGCTTCCAGTGAAATCGGAGGCAGGGAGTCGATGCGATCCAGCACCATCGCGGCCGTCAACTGCTCCATGCACTTATGCCCGAACGGGCACTGACTTAGCCGGCGATAGTTGCACGGCGAACACGGCAGATCCAGCCGCACCACCGCGCCCGGCTGTCCATAGGGCCCGATATGCACTGGGTTGGTTGGTCCAAAAATACTGACGACGGGTGTCTCCATCGCTACGGCGAGATGCATGGAACCGGAATCATTGGTGACGGCCACCTTGGATCGCTTGATGATGGCAGCCAGTTCACCGACACTGGTTTGCCCGGACAAATCGACCGCACCCGGGCACAGGTCCGTCACGATTCGACACCGGTCTTTGTCGCGTGAAGTGCCCACCACTACAATGCCCAGCCCTCGCTGGGTCAAGAGCCGTCCGGTTTCGGCAAAGCGCTCCGGCAACCAGTGCTTGGTTTCCCACATCGTGCCTGGCGCCAGTACGGCAAACTCTTTCAAGCCATGACGGACCAGCAACTGCGCCACCCGGCCCTCCATTTCGGGCGACAAATAAATGCGCAGATCGGGTGGTTCACTGTCCAGACCGAGCATTTTCCCGACCCAGAGGTAACGGTCGATGGCATGCACGTCCAGCGTGGGAATCGGAATGCGATGGGTATACGCCAGCCAGGAACCTTCACGCGCGCCGGCCCAGCCATGCAAGGGAACGTTGTGAAGTTCATGATGGACCGTTTCCGTGGGCAAGCGCTTGATTGGTCGATCAAATCCAATGCGCACGGGCGCCCCAGAGGCACGAACAAACGCCGCCGTCCGGAACTGGCCGTGCATATCGATCACCAAATCGTAGCGGGTGCGCCGCAACTGCCGGAGCAATTCAAAAGGGCCGGTGGTGGCCCGCCAGTTGCGACCGAAGGACGCGAAGCTGCGCCGGTTGAAAAGCACCACGCCAGACAGTGCGGGATGATGACGGACCAGATCGGCGTTCTCCGGCGTAATGAACCAGTCGATGCGCGCTTGCGGGTAGCGCGCGCGCAACTTTACCAGCAGCGGGATCGTATGAACGACATCACCAACCGCTGACGGTTTGACCAGCAGAATGCGTGAAAAATTCTCGGTGACCAGTGATGCAGCCTTCACTCCGAACACGGGAACATTTCTCTCACGAGGCGAA contains:
- a CDS encoding metallophosphoesterase family protein, translating into MTTAKTDLRYAILSDIHANLEGLEAVLKDAQEQKCTHYVCLGDIVGYGPNPNECLNLIRSLDCPVIMGNHDEYCASDLDLTGFNAMAAEAIRWTRTQLSAEDKNWLRDLKYVRHVESFTIVHATLDLPERWAYVFDRLSAQASFNYQHTPVCFNGHTHVPVAFVRGPTGLQGGLYSKIKIEVGRKYFVNVGSIGQPRDRNPKSAYVVFDLIANIIELRRVDYDIGMTQKKIRAAGLPESLAERIEHGR
- a CDS encoding glycosyltransferase family 9 protein, encoding MFGVKAASLVTENFSRILLVKPSAVGDVVHTIPLLVKLRARYPQARIDWFITPENADLVRHHPALSGVVLFNRRSFASFGRNWRATTGPFELLRQLRRTRYDLVIDMHGQFRTAAFVRASGAPVRIGFDRPIKRLPTETVHHELHNVPLHGWAGAREGSWLAYTHRIPIPTLDVHAIDRYLWVGKMLGLDSEPPDLRIYLSPEMEGRVAQLLVRHGLKEFAVLAPGTMWETKHWLPERFAETGRLLTQRGLGIVVVGTSRDKDRCRIVTDLCPGAVDLSGQTSVGELAAIIKRSKVAVTNDSGSMHLAVAMETPVVSIFGPTNPVHIGPYGQPGAVVRLDLPCSPCNYRRLSQCPFGHKCMEQLTAAMVLDRIDSLPPISLEASRR